Genomic segment of Candidatus Latescibacter sp.:
TTGCATAAGCTGTGAAAATACCGTATTTCTAATCATGGGCAATCCTCCTGTTCTGTATCGATTAATGGTATTTGTCTACCTAAATATATACAGAATAAGGACATTGCCCATTTCTATTTTATTTTAACCGGACACTACTGATTTGAACTATTTTGTCATTATTTAGTTAAAAGTATTATACTTACCTGTAAAAACGTGTTATATTCGAATTATACAGCTTGCGAAATAAAGGTTAATCATTTGGCCCCTGACACAAGTTCTTGGGAGAGGTATCCATAATTTTGGGTGCCTTTTTCATGTATATTCGTTAAACTATTTTAGGATACCAAATGTCGAATCATAAGTTGTGAGACAAATTCTTACCATTTCGACGTTCAGAGATACTTAGTTCAATATCTGTTGTTATGCATGACGACATATTTTATTTCGTTTTTTTTCAAAATAGATGCCGAAACAAGTTCGGCATGACATGTGTCATCCTGAACTCGTTTCAGGATCTATACACTCAAAACGTGCGCAATATTTTATGTCGTCATGTATATGAAGTAATTTACTGTATTTTTCAGTTTTGCAGTTGCTTTTCACCATTAATTACCAGAGGAGTTGCTTCATGTTCGATCGGAGAGAGTTTATAAAAACAGCAGCCGCAGCGGGCAGCCTGGGACTTGTTCAGCCCATTCAGGCTCTCGCTTTACGAAATCAGACTTCCGCAGGATTCTTCAGAGTGCATCCATTTGTGGACTCCAATCCGGAAGCGGTTTTCATCATGAAAACCAATGTGGATGTAAAAACCAATCACGATGCGGTGAAATCGGCTGGAAAAGCGCTTGCTACTTCGGTGCTGGTTCCCAGCGACAGCGGCGTCCCTCTCACCAATTTGTTCCCTATAAAACCCAATATAACCTATGTTACCTGGACCGGCCCACCAGCCCAGGATGCGGAATATCGCATGGGCGTCATCACCGATCCCTGGTTTGTTGAGGGTATCATTGAGAGATATAAAAGCCTTGGAGTAGCCGGAAATCAGATAACCGTACTCGATGTGTGGAATGATGACACCAACAGGAAACTGAACGGTTACGCGGACATGACCCAAAGGCAGGGTGTGAATATGAACCCTGGAATTACAACTCTCGCCGCCCTTGGTTCGAATCTCATTACCTGGGTGGATGCACCAAACGGTGTTTATTTCCGAAAAATACCCTACATTTATCCTGTAAATGCCCCCAATTCCTGGCTCCTCGATGTATCCAAGTTCAAAGCCCATGGCATGGGAATCACTTTATGCTGCAAGAACATCCAGGGAACCATCGCGAAAAGCTATCAAGAACATTGCAGTCGATACGATGCCAAAATGAGTATTGATTTTGCCAATGCAAATCCTAATTGGAGCCCAGACATCGGGGCAAATTATACCCGTCACAAAACAGCCGGCATTCCCAGGTGGGACAAGCCTGGCACCAGCGGCGGCATCTGGATGGAGACCTGGGCCAGCCGCTGCCTGGATAACAATTCAGTTACCAAATCGGGACTGCATGTCATTGAGGGCGTTTATGGCCGCGACGGAGATGGTTTCCTCAACGGTCCGAATAAAGGAACGAAACTTGCAAGCGGCGAAGCCTGGGATTACATGTCGAATATCATCATCTTTGGCAAGAACCAGTTCAATGTGGACATAATCGGCCACTGGATGGCAGGTCAGGAGCCGGGAAACTTCGGCCTCTTCCATATCGCCAAGGAGCGCGGACTGACCAACCGTTTGAATCCGGCTAACATTCCTGTTTACGAGTGGAAAGCGGACGGAACAGCCACCCTCACTCCACTCAAGAATTTT
This window contains:
- a CDS encoding DUF362 domain-containing protein, encoding MFDRREFIKTAAAAGSLGLVQPIQALALRNQTSAGFFRVHPFVDSNPEAVFIMKTNVDVKTNHDAVKSAGKALATSVLVPSDSGVPLTNLFPIKPNITYVTWTGPPAQDAEYRMGVITDPWFVEGIIERYKSLGVAGNQITVLDVWNDDTNRKLNGYADMTQRQGVNMNPGITTLAALGSNLITWVDAPNGVYFRKIPYIYPVNAPNSWLLDVSKFKAHGMGITLCCKNIQGTIAKSYQEHCSRYDAKMSIDFANANPNWSPDIGANYTRHKTAGIPRWDKPGTSGGIWMETWASRCLDNNSVTKSGLHVIEGVYGRDGDGFLNGPNKGTKLASGEAWDYMSNIIIFGKNQFNVDIIGHWMAGQEPGNFGLFHIAKERGLTNRLNPANIPVYEWKADGTATLTPLKNFTRTPLLTYYLQKDYSGGTEAKYHLVNEPFTYAPETTVVEEIDRPQAFLLHQNRPNPFNPNTSIQYDLPKAGNARLEVFNEQGQLVEVLADGYTQAGRHMAVWNTQNRASGTYFYRFLYGGYSETKKMLLLK